One window from the genome of Cyclobacterium amurskyense encodes:
- a CDS encoding type IX secretion system plug protein, protein MRSPLTKLVFFLILFTTKLLSAQEVLEDQVYDENIRTVQLYPASSEFSAQMTTPVISLNSPVPLELHFDDIAFETDRFLAKLIHCDADWTQSGLKDPDFLTQYNEYNINSYEYGINTRIPYIHYTFQIPTVTRSGNYILKVYRGRKESDVIFTKRFMVYQNQVGIGAEIVPPSINENRRIAQQINLNIGYGNRELIDPLNNTKVVIRQNQRWDNAIYGLKFTHIREDIKQLQYQLFDGSNTFMAGNEFRFVDLRFVRTRGRNIAKVSMEEDVVFAEAAVDKDRKGLPYLEYLDLNGQFGVFNMERQNHLLESEYVLLNFNLESPELPKPPYILGALTNWGKIPEAKMVYNKKKGLYQTSLFLKQGWYDYQYGFQTADGWDIEAFEDNHFQTENEYEIFFYYRDMGSRYDELIGYTVINPNKRRF, encoded by the coding sequence ATGAGAAGCCCATTGACTAAGCTTGTTTTTTTTCTAATACTTTTTACAACAAAACTTTTGTCTGCACAGGAAGTATTGGAAGATCAGGTCTATGATGAAAACATAAGAACTGTACAGCTTTATCCAGCAAGCAGTGAGTTTTCAGCACAAATGACAACTCCGGTTATTTCTCTCAATAGCCCTGTTCCATTGGAATTGCATTTCGATGACATTGCTTTTGAGACGGACAGGTTCTTGGCTAAATTGATACATTGTGATGCTGACTGGACCCAATCTGGGCTTAAAGATCCGGATTTCCTAACCCAATACAATGAATACAACATCAACTCCTATGAATATGGTATCAATACCAGAATACCTTATATTCATTATACTTTTCAGATACCTACCGTCACAAGATCTGGGAATTATATTCTAAAAGTATACCGAGGAAGGAAAGAATCAGATGTGATTTTCACAAAAAGATTCATGGTTTACCAAAATCAGGTTGGAATAGGCGCAGAAATTGTTCCTCCTAGCATAAATGAAAACCGTAGAATTGCCCAACAAATCAACCTCAATATCGGCTATGGTAATCGTGAGTTGATTGATCCACTAAATAATACCAAGGTAGTCATTCGTCAAAATCAAAGATGGGACAATGCCATTTACGGTTTGAAATTCACTCACATCCGAGAGGATATCAAACAGTTACAATACCAATTATTTGACGGCTCTAATACCTTTATGGCGGGCAATGAATTTCGCTTTGTTGACTTGCGCTTCGTACGTACTCGTGGACGGAATATTGCCAAGGTTAGCATGGAAGAAGATGTTGTCTTTGCTGAAGCTGCAGTGGACAAAGACAGAAAAGGATTGCCCTATTTAGAATACTTAGACCTCAATGGACAATTTGGTGTTTTCAATATGGAAAGGCAGAATCATCTTTTGGAAAGTGAGTATGTATTACTGAACTTTAATCTAGAATCTCCTGAGCTACCTAAGCCTCCATATATCTTAGGCGCCCTGACCAATTGGGGTAAAATCCCTGAGGCTAAGATGGTATACAACAAAAAAAAGGGACTTTACCAGACAAGTTTATTTTTAAAGCAGGGCTGGTATGATTATCAATATGGCTTTCAGACAGCGGATGGATGGGACATAGAAGCCTTTGAAGACAATCATTTTCAGACTGAAAACGAATACGAAATCTTTTTTTATTACCGGGATATGGGTTCGAGGTATGATGAACTGATAGGTTATACCGTCATCAACCCTAACAAAAGGAGGTTTTAA
- the cas6 gene encoding CRISPR-associated endoribonuclease Cas6: MRIRLIFSLKNKGAYLPFHHQYILAQFLKGLIVKGGQEEFFNYNYFNFSGLKGQTKVSRSGLHYYSSLVTLVVSAPDEPFIDYLLKQVFKTPKIELGNLILSPEYTEKEIEPPLETSNKFVCISPLVLLTPTFDDESGKRFINPDTDEFSDLLYESTLTRMEKSGWYNQEQMESFYKFQVVPDMVYVNKLREQQKKFARIYSVYDMDVKYEVRGYTLPFTLYAASEVQEFVFKCGLGAFTHKGFGMLDLANNMPSQRTEPYKFKREGFVPYRAQTHEPRKNDERAENEDEKPEEGND, from the coding sequence GTGAGAATTAGATTAATATTTTCCTTAAAGAACAAAGGTGCTTACTTACCCTTTCACCATCAGTACATCTTAGCTCAGTTTCTCAAAGGTCTGATCGTTAAAGGAGGCCAGGAAGAGTTTTTTAACTACAATTACTTCAACTTTTCTGGGCTAAAAGGCCAAACAAAAGTTAGTAGAAGTGGGTTGCATTATTATTCCAGTTTGGTTACACTTGTGGTTTCAGCACCTGATGAACCTTTTATAGATTATCTATTGAAGCAGGTTTTTAAAACTCCCAAAATTGAATTGGGTAATTTAATATTATCGCCTGAATATACTGAGAAAGAGATCGAGCCACCTTTAGAGACATCCAATAAATTTGTTTGTATCTCGCCATTGGTTTTGCTTACTCCCACCTTTGATGATGAGTCTGGTAAAAGATTTATTAACCCTGACACCGATGAGTTTTCTGATCTTTTGTATGAGTCTACGCTCACAAGAATGGAGAAATCTGGTTGGTACAATCAGGAACAAATGGAATCTTTTTATAAATTTCAGGTTGTACCGGACATGGTTTACGTAAACAAACTTCGTGAACAACAGAAAAAATTCGCAAGAATCTATTCTGTCTATGACATGGATGTGAAGTATGAGGTTAGAGGTTATACCTTGCCTTTTACCTTATATGCTGCAAGCGAAGTCCAGGAATTTGTATTTAAATGTGGATTAGGGGCATTTACCCATAAAGGTTTCGGGATGTTGGATTTGGCTAATAATATGCCAAGTCAGCGTACAGAACCCTATAAGTTTAAAAGAGAAGGGTTTGTGCCTTACAGAGCACAAACTCATGAGCCTCGTAAAAACGACGAAAGAGCGGAAAACGAGGATGAAAAGCCTGAAGAAGGAAATGATTAA
- the ychF gene encoding redox-regulated ATPase YchF — MGLKCGIVGLPNVGKSTLFNALSSAKAEAANFPFCTIEPNVGVVTVPDKRLQILENLVNPQRVLPTVIEFVDIAGLVKGASRGEGLGNKFLGNIREVDAIIHVIRCFDDPNVVHVAGGVDPIFDKEVIDTELQLKDIESIDKKLIRIEKVAKSGDAKARKAVESLQKFKEGLKEGKNARAIEAEDDDLKAIADIHLLTIKPVLYVANVDEGSIKEGNEYVDKLKAEVANENADVIILCAALEEQIAEFEEPEEKEMFLGEYGLEESGLNRLIAAAYDLLNLITYFTAGVQEVRAWTITKGWKAPAAAGVIHTDFEKGFIKAEVIKLKDFEMFKTEAICRENGKIAVEGKEYVVCDGDIMHFRFNV, encoded by the coding sequence ATGGGACTTAAGTGTGGAATTGTAGGCTTACCAAATGTAGGAAAGTCAACATTATTTAACGCCTTGTCAAGTGCTAAGGCTGAAGCAGCAAATTTTCCTTTTTGTACTATCGAACCCAATGTGGGTGTTGTGACAGTGCCGGATAAGCGTTTACAAATCTTGGAAAATCTGGTGAATCCACAAAGAGTACTTCCAACAGTAATCGAATTTGTAGATATAGCTGGATTAGTAAAAGGCGCAAGTAGGGGAGAAGGTTTAGGAAATAAATTTTTGGGTAATATTAGAGAGGTTGATGCGATCATTCACGTTATCAGATGCTTTGACGATCCCAATGTAGTACATGTGGCAGGTGGAGTAGATCCCATTTTCGACAAGGAAGTTATTGATACTGAGTTGCAGCTAAAAGACATTGAGTCAATTGATAAAAAACTAATCAGGATAGAGAAAGTTGCAAAAAGTGGAGACGCCAAAGCTAGAAAAGCTGTTGAAAGTTTACAAAAATTTAAAGAAGGTTTAAAAGAAGGTAAGAATGCCCGTGCAATAGAAGCGGAAGACGACGACCTTAAAGCCATAGCAGACATCCATTTGTTGACGATTAAACCCGTATTGTATGTTGCCAATGTAGATGAAGGAAGTATTAAGGAGGGTAACGAGTATGTGGATAAACTCAAAGCGGAGGTAGCAAATGAGAACGCAGATGTGATTATCCTTTGCGCAGCATTGGAAGAGCAAATTGCAGAGTTTGAAGAGCCCGAAGAGAAAGAAATGTTTTTAGGTGAGTATGGACTTGAGGAAAGTGGCTTGAACAGATTGATCGCTGCTGCCTATGATCTATTGAACCTAATAACCTATTTTACGGCTGGAGTGCAGGAGGTAAGAGCCTGGACAATCACCAAAGGTTGGAAAGCCCCAGCAGCAGCAGGTGTGATCCATACTGATTTTGAGAAAGGTTTTATCAAAGCAGAAGTTATTAAACTAAAAGATTTTGAGATGTTCAAAACTGAGGCTATTTGCCGTGAAAACGGGAAAATTGCAGTTGAAGGTAAAGAATATGTAGTTTGTGACGGAGATATCATGCATTTTAGGTTCAATGTGTAA
- a CDS encoding AI-2E family transporter — MLKVILTAIVATLLVFVLGWYFSNISLYFIFSLVIAAALRPLTNKINNLYIMGQHIPRSLAILISFLAILSVVFLLVLLFIPLFRSQVELLKDLDVNYLYDQIQKPIANLEGILIQLNLIDNEPGYLIQLVKESLINSVNGMNFQGFINGVISTTSSFFISILAIGFITFFLLLENGLLRRNLLNFIPNKYFELSVATFHKVERLLSNYLIGLLIQMSVIFTIASVGLTIGNIEYAMTIAVFAAVANLIPYAGPILGASFGVLVGLSTGDFNTTNEVYLFLFKVLTVFSIVQVSDNVILQPFIFSKSVKAHPLEIFVIIFVGAKIAGVLGMIFAIPVYTIFRVSIKEFYKGYREYRIFRIDKI, encoded by the coding sequence ATGCTAAAAGTTATATTAACGGCTATAGTTGCAACCCTGCTTGTTTTTGTGTTGGGATGGTATTTTTCTAATATAAGCCTCTATTTTATATTCTCTCTTGTTATTGCCGCTGCACTTCGGCCACTTACCAATAAGATCAATAACCTGTACATAATGGGGCAGCATATTCCCCGTTCACTGGCCATTTTAATATCATTTTTAGCCATACTTTCGGTAGTGTTTTTATTGGTGCTATTATTTATTCCCTTGTTTCGTTCACAAGTTGAATTGTTGAAAGATCTGGATGTTAATTACCTCTATGATCAGATTCAAAAGCCTATTGCCAACTTGGAAGGCATTCTTATTCAGTTGAACCTAATTGACAATGAGCCGGGTTATCTGATTCAGCTTGTAAAGGAAAGCCTCATCAATAGTGTCAATGGGATGAATTTTCAAGGTTTTATCAATGGCGTAATTTCCACAACAAGTAGCTTTTTTATTAGTATACTGGCCATAGGTTTTATCACCTTTTTTCTGCTTTTGGAAAATGGACTTCTAAGGAGAAACCTATTAAATTTTATACCGAATAAGTATTTTGAACTGTCTGTAGCTACCTTTCACAAGGTGGAAAGACTATTGTCCAATTACCTAATAGGCTTATTGATTCAAATGTCGGTGATTTTCACAATTGCATCCGTAGGTTTAACTATAGGAAATATTGAATATGCGATGACCATTGCTGTTTTTGCGGCGGTTGCCAATCTAATACCCTACGCTGGGCCAATTTTAGGAGCCAGTTTTGGCGTGTTGGTCGGTCTTTCTACAGGCGATTTTAATACCACTAATGAAGTGTATTTGTTTCTTTTTAAGGTGTTAACAGTTTTTTCTATAGTGCAGGTGAGTGATAATGTGATATTACAGCCTTTTATTTTTTCTAAATCAGTAAAAGCTCACCCTCTTGAAATTTTTGTTATTATCTTTGTGGGGGCAAAAATTGCCGGTGTATTGGGTATGATTTTCGCCATACCAGTTTATACTATATTTAGGGTTTCTATAAAGGAATTTTATAAGGGGTATAGAGAATACAGGATATTTAGAATAGATAAGATTTAA
- a CDS encoding DUF3276 family protein, whose product MEDNKDYERDEIFTKRVKAGKRTYFFDVKSTRSNDYYLTITESKRKIKDDNFYYEKHKIFLYKEDFGKFVDALQEAVDHVKNDLMADFDFSQFDAEPETTESNNENNSKFGEDLKWD is encoded by the coding sequence GTGGAAGATAATAAAGATTACGAAAGAGATGAGATTTTCACCAAAAGGGTAAAGGCAGGTAAAAGAACCTATTTTTTTGATGTTAAGTCTACCCGGTCCAATGATTACTATTTGACCATTACAGAGAGCAAAAGGAAAATCAAGGACGATAATTTCTACTATGAAAAGCACAAAATATTCTTGTACAAAGAGGATTTTGGGAAATTTGTAGATGCGCTTCAAGAGGCAGTAGACCATGTGAAGAATGACTTGATGGCAGATTTTGATTTCTCTCAATTTGATGCTGAGCCTGAAACTACCGAATCAAATAACGAAAATAACAGTAAATTTGGTGAAGACCTGAAATGGGATTAA
- a CDS encoding 4Fe-4S binding protein has translation MAIMITDECINCGACEPECPNTAIYEGGIEWTWGGGTELNEVIQEDGTVVAGDEKQEPVSDEFYYIVTQKCTECTGFHEEPQCAAVCPVDCCVDDPDNRETEEELVAKKQFLHGE, from the coding sequence ATGGCAATAATGATAACGGACGAATGCATCAATTGTGGTGCATGTGAACCAGAATGCCCCAATACCGCCATTTATGAGGGAGGAATAGAGTGGACCTGGGGTGGAGGCACTGAGCTGAATGAGGTGATACAAGAGGATGGAACAGTGGTAGCAGGTGATGAAAAACAAGAACCTGTCTCTGATGAGTTTTATTATATCGTAACTCAGAAATGTACGGAATGTACTGGTTTTCACGAGGAACCTCAGTGTGCTGCAGTGTGTCCAGTGGACTGCTGTGTAGATGATCCTGACAACAGAGAAACAGAAGAAGAATTAGTTGCTAAGAAACAATTTCTACACGGAGAATAA
- a CDS encoding acyl-CoA reductase: protein MDVNQRLTQLAALGDRLLHLSDDTKAELFAKMQNYNNWFTPKQSALALNGISRYLSHDKLKAWIQPYSFDTNSADKNIGIIMAGNIPGVGFHDLLCTLMAGHKARIKLGSSDSILIPWLVEQLTSISPELASTISFEERLTGMDAYIATGSDNSARYFDYYFGKYPHIIRKNRTSIAVLNGEESEFDLELLASDIFTYYGLGCRNVSKVFFTDISQVQDFMKAMEKVSGVLDHHKYFNNYEYNKSKYLINRVPHFDNGHLLLVESKDLVSPISVLYYEVYDSADSLKDSLTSLEDKVQCIVSKDGWFKGSIPLGTAQSPEVHDYADNIDTLAFLLALE, encoded by the coding sequence ATGGATGTAAATCAAAGACTAACCCAACTTGCTGCATTAGGCGATCGCTTGCTTCATTTATCTGATGACACCAAAGCTGAACTTTTTGCTAAAATGCAAAATTACAACAATTGGTTTACCCCTAAGCAGTCGGCTTTGGCCCTTAATGGAATAAGCAGGTACCTTTCTCACGATAAGTTAAAAGCCTGGATACAGCCCTATTCTTTCGACACAAACTCTGCCGATAAAAATATAGGCATCATTATGGCCGGAAATATCCCTGGTGTTGGCTTCCATGATTTGCTTTGCACCTTAATGGCCGGACACAAAGCAAGAATAAAATTGGGGTCTTCAGACAGCATCTTAATCCCTTGGTTGGTAGAACAATTGACATCAATATCACCTGAATTGGCCTCAACAATTTCATTTGAAGAGCGCTTAACTGGTATGGACGCCTACATTGCCACTGGTAGTGACAATTCAGCGAGGTATTTTGATTATTATTTTGGAAAATACCCCCATATAATTCGAAAAAACAGAACTTCAATAGCCGTACTCAATGGAGAGGAATCCGAATTTGACCTAGAATTACTTGCCTCAGACATCTTCACTTATTACGGCTTAGGTTGTAGAAATGTATCCAAAGTTTTTTTTACCGATATTTCCCAAGTACAGGATTTTATGAAGGCCATGGAAAAGGTAAGTGGGGTATTGGATCACCACAAGTACTTTAATAATTACGAGTACAACAAGTCCAAGTACCTCATTAATCGGGTCCCTCATTTTGACAACGGACATTTACTATTAGTGGAATCAAAGGATTTGGTTTCCCCTATTTCTGTACTCTACTATGAAGTTTATGATTCCGCTGATTCATTAAAGGATAGTTTAACCTCCTTGGAAGACAAAGTTCAATGTATTGTTTCAAAAGATGGCTGGTTTAAGGGAAGTATCCCCTTAGGTACTGCTCAAAGCCCTGAAGTTCACGATTATGCAGACAATATTGACACTCTGGCTTTCCTTTTGGCATTGGAATAG
- a CDS encoding aconitate hydratase, giving the protein MVFDIDMIKSLYAEFPQRIAAARKVVGKPLTLTEKILYAHLSEGTPTKGHERGVSYVDFKPDRVAMQDATAQMALLQFMQAGKSKVAVPSTVHCDHLIQAEIGASIDLAKAKDKNKEVYDFLSSVSNKYGLGFWKPGAGIIHQVVLENYAFPGGMMIGTDSHTPNAGGLGMVAIGVGGADACDVMAGLPWELKFPKLIGIKLTGKLSGWTSAKDVILKVAGILTVKGGTGSIVEYFGEGARSLSATGKGTICNMGAEIGATTSIFGYDEKSEAYLRGTSRAEIADLANGIKEYLTGDEEVYASPEKYFDEVIELNLSELEPHINGPFTPDLAWPLSKFAAAVKENNWPEKLEVGLIGSCTNSSYEDISRAASLAQQAVDKKLKAKSEYTITPGSEQVRFTVDRDGFLQIFENMGGVVLANACGPCIGQWARHGAEKQEKNSIITSFNRNFAKRADGNPNTHSFVASPEVVTALAIAGNLTFNPMTDTLTNEDGEQVKLDEPAGLELPTKGFAVEDAGYLAPAEDGSKVQVKVASDSERLQLLEPFKAWEGKDLTGLKLLIKAKGKCTTDHISMAGPWLRFRGHLDNISNNLLIGAVNFFNEATNKVKNQLDGSYGEVPAVQRQYKLHNIGTVVVGDENYGEGSSREHAAMEPRFLGVRAIIVKSFARIHETNLKKQGMLGLTFANPQDYDLIQEDDNIDIVGLESFAPGKPLAVVLHHSDGSEDKITVNHTYNEGQIEWFKAGSALNLVKEGLI; this is encoded by the coding sequence ATGGTTTTTGATATAGATATGATTAAGTCGTTATATGCTGAGTTTCCTCAGCGTATAGCTGCCGCCAGAAAAGTTGTGGGAAAGCCACTTACTCTAACAGAGAAAATCCTTTATGCTCATCTCTCAGAGGGCACACCCACTAAAGGACATGAAAGAGGCGTATCTTATGTTGATTTCAAACCCGATAGGGTAGCCATGCAGGATGCAACGGCCCAAATGGCATTGTTGCAGTTTATGCAAGCAGGCAAATCTAAGGTAGCGGTACCATCGACTGTCCATTGTGATCACCTTATTCAGGCAGAAATCGGTGCTTCTATAGATTTAGCGAAAGCGAAAGATAAAAACAAGGAAGTATATGATTTCCTTTCTTCTGTTTCCAACAAATATGGTCTTGGTTTCTGGAAACCTGGCGCAGGTATCATCCACCAGGTAGTTTTGGAAAATTATGCCTTCCCTGGAGGTATGATGATCGGAACAGATTCTCATACACCTAATGCAGGTGGTTTGGGAATGGTAGCCATAGGCGTAGGTGGAGCAGATGCTTGTGACGTTATGGCTGGTCTTCCTTGGGAACTCAAATTCCCTAAATTGATCGGTATTAAGTTAACCGGTAAATTATCTGGTTGGACTTCCGCTAAAGATGTAATCCTTAAAGTAGCTGGAATCCTTACAGTAAAAGGTGGTACAGGTAGTATTGTAGAATATTTCGGAGAAGGAGCTCGCTCTTTATCTGCTACAGGAAAAGGAACAATCTGTAACATGGGTGCTGAAATCGGAGCAACTACTTCCATCTTTGGTTATGACGAAAAATCAGAAGCCTATTTGAGAGGTACTTCCAGAGCTGAAATTGCAGACCTAGCTAACGGTATAAAAGAATATTTGACAGGTGATGAAGAAGTTTATGCTTCTCCAGAAAAATACTTTGACGAAGTAATTGAACTCAATCTTTCTGAGTTGGAACCACATATCAATGGTCCATTTACTCCTGATTTAGCATGGCCGCTTTCTAAATTTGCAGCAGCTGTAAAAGAAAACAATTGGCCAGAAAAACTGGAAGTTGGACTAATCGGTTCTTGTACCAACTCTTCTTACGAAGATATTTCAAGAGCTGCATCTCTAGCCCAACAGGCAGTAGATAAAAAATTAAAAGCCAAATCTGAATACACCATCACTCCAGGTTCTGAACAAGTAAGGTTCACCGTAGATAGAGATGGATTCCTCCAAATTTTTGAAAATATGGGTGGAGTAGTTTTGGCTAACGCTTGTGGTCCTTGTATAGGCCAATGGGCAAGACATGGTGCTGAAAAACAAGAGAAAAACTCCATCATTACCTCTTTTAACAGAAACTTTGCTAAAAGAGCTGATGGAAATCCAAATACCCATTCCTTTGTAGCTTCTCCTGAAGTGGTTACTGCCTTGGCTATTGCTGGAAACCTTACTTTCAACCCAATGACTGACACGCTTACCAATGAAGATGGAGAGCAGGTTAAATTGGACGAACCAGCAGGACTTGAACTTCCTACAAAAGGGTTTGCTGTTGAAGATGCTGGCTATTTAGCTCCTGCAGAAGACGGATCTAAAGTTCAAGTAAAAGTTGCTTCTGATTCAGAAAGACTTCAGCTTTTAGAACCTTTCAAAGCATGGGAAGGAAAAGACCTTACAGGACTTAAGCTTTTGATCAAAGCAAAAGGAAAATGTACTACGGATCATATCTCTATGGCTGGACCGTGGTTGAGATTCCGAGGTCATCTTGACAATATCTCTAACAATCTATTGATTGGCGCAGTTAATTTCTTCAACGAAGCTACCAACAAGGTGAAAAACCAATTGGATGGAAGCTATGGTGAAGTCCCAGCCGTACAACGTCAATACAAGTTGCATAATATCGGTACCGTAGTAGTAGGTGATGAAAACTATGGAGAAGGTTCTTCTAGAGAACACGCTGCTATGGAGCCAAGATTCTTGGGCGTTCGTGCTATAATAGTAAAATCCTTTGCTAGGATTCACGAAACAAACTTGAAAAAACAAGGTATGTTAGGCTTAACTTTCGCTAATCCTCAGGATTACGATTTGATTCAGGAAGATGATAACATTGATATTGTTGGACTGGAAAGTTTTGCTCCAGGCAAACCATTGGCAGTTGTTCTTCACCACAGCGATGGAAGTGAAGACAAAATAACTGTTAATCATACATACAATGAAGGCCAAATTGAATGGTTCAAAGCTGGTTCAGCATTGAATCTTGTAAAAGAAGGTCTCATATAA
- a CDS encoding tetratricopeptide repeat protein, whose protein sequence is MKKNKLFRLSFCLILTIAISCTSKEDKKGRFLLKGNNELKEGNLKGAITYYDEALAIDPKFKDAYFNRGMAKYQQAKLIEAIADYSEAINIDNSYVPALRQRAMAHLDFGENYKALEDIETLLQINNQDGQAYFIRGLVNTEMKSYKEALSAFDQAIQITPDNAELYINSATVHYYMGDLDAALSALEKASELDATESKLHNLWSLVHFENGAYQKALESVNEAIRLDKDQSYYYNNRGLYKLYLKDMEGGLGDINFSLKQNSKNYYAIRNKGIYYFMEGEMDLASKFINDAYKADPEMPLLSEYLLKLNTDSAQE, encoded by the coding sequence ATGAAGAAGAATAAATTATTTAGGTTAAGCTTTTGCCTCATACTAACTATTGCGATTTCCTGCACATCAAAAGAAGACAAAAAAGGAAGGTTTTTATTAAAAGGAAACAATGAATTAAAGGAAGGAAATCTCAAGGGGGCAATTACCTATTATGATGAGGCATTGGCAATTGATCCGAAGTTTAAGGATGCCTACTTTAATCGTGGTATGGCCAAATACCAGCAAGCCAAATTGATAGAGGCCATTGCGGACTATTCTGAGGCCATCAACATTGATAATTCCTATGTTCCCGCTCTGCGCCAAAGGGCCATGGCTCATCTTGATTTTGGGGAAAATTATAAGGCCTTGGAGGATATAGAAACATTGCTTCAAATAAATAATCAAGACGGACAGGCTTATTTTATCCGTGGATTGGTGAATACCGAAATGAAATCTTACAAGGAAGCGCTTAGTGCTTTTGATCAGGCTATACAAATCACTCCTGACAATGCGGAATTGTACATTAATAGTGCTACTGTGCATTATTATATGGGTGATTTGGATGCTGCCCTTTCAGCACTAGAAAAAGCTTCGGAGCTAGATGCTACTGAGAGCAAATTACATAACCTTTGGTCTTTGGTTCATTTTGAAAATGGGGCCTATCAAAAGGCGCTTGAATCCGTAAACGAAGCGATACGACTAGACAAGGACCAATCGTACTATTACAACAATAGAGGCCTTTACAAGCTTTATCTAAAGGATATGGAAGGTGGCCTGGGGGATATCAATTTTAGCTTAAAACAAAACTCGAAAAATTACTATGCCATTAGAAATAAAGGGATCTATTATTTCATGGAAGGTGAGATGGATTTGGCAAGTAAGTTTATAAACGATGCGTACAAAGCAGACCCTGAAATGCCATTGCTTTCGGAGTACCTTCTTAAATTAAATACAGATTCTGCTCAGGAATAA
- a CDS encoding CsbD family protein: MSTNLKLKGNWNELKGKLKAKYGELTDDDLVYTEGQEDQLLGKLQKKTGETKENLEKILFSE, translated from the coding sequence ATGTCAACCAATTTAAAATTAAAAGGAAACTGGAACGAGTTAAAAGGTAAACTTAAAGCGAAATACGGTGAATTAACCGATGATGACTTAGTTTATACCGAAGGGCAAGAAGACCAATTGTTAGGCAAACTTCAGAAAAAAACGGGTGAAACTAAGGAGAATCTTGAAAAGATTCTATTCTCAGAATAA
- a CDS encoding 3-hydroxyacyl-CoA dehydrogenase family protein — MNGKNNSSTFEIGVVGLGLMGTSIIVSLLVSGHPVIGIAPLPSDMDGALDRIQSQMNHADEAGLLSENVDYYLKRLHLTEDYSKLKSCSLVQECVTEVIEIKTEVYLKISQNTESTAVIATNTSAIPISVLQENVNLPSRFIGIHWAEPAYMTRFLEVTKGALTDEKIANRVLSLARTWNKEPTYLKKDLRGFVTNRMLYAVYREMFAILENGEASMDDLDKAFRYDPGSWMTYMGLFKRMDQLGLSDFKEIFENIFPQLDNSQTVPTTMQAVVKVQGKGINNGKGLYNYTKEEAIKWEEAFKDFNHEIFHLAAQYPEINT, encoded by the coding sequence TTGAACGGTAAAAACAATTCTTCAACCTTTGAAATAGGAGTAGTAGGGCTTGGATTAATGGGAACAAGTATCATTGTATCTCTTTTAGTTAGTGGACACCCCGTTATCGGTATTGCACCACTTCCCTCTGATATGGATGGGGCCTTGGACCGGATACAATCCCAAATGAATCATGCAGATGAAGCAGGTCTTTTAAGTGAAAATGTAGACTATTACCTAAAAAGACTTCATCTTACTGAGGATTACTCTAAATTAAAGTCTTGTAGTTTGGTACAGGAATGTGTCACTGAAGTAATTGAGATTAAAACGGAAGTTTACTTAAAAATAAGTCAAAATACCGAGTCCACTGCCGTCATAGCTACCAACACTTCAGCTATTCCAATTAGCGTTTTGCAGGAAAATGTTAATCTGCCTTCTAGGTTTATTGGCATTCATTGGGCAGAACCGGCCTATATGACACGCTTTTTAGAAGTTACTAAAGGCGCCCTTACAGATGAAAAAATAGCCAATAGGGTACTTTCATTGGCCCGTACCTGGAACAAAGAGCCTACCTACCTAAAAAAAGACTTACGAGGCTTTGTTACAAATCGAATGCTCTATGCAGTTTACCGTGAAATGTTTGCTATTTTAGAAAATGGCGAAGCTTCGATGGATGATTTAGATAAGGCCTTTAGGTATGATCCAGGCTCATGGATGACCTATATGGGATTGTTTAAAAGAATGGACCAATTGGGCCTTTCAGATTTTAAAGAGATATTTGAGAATATATTTCCTCAATTGGACAATTCTCAAACCGTCCCTACTACAATGCAAGCGGTCGTAAAAGTACAAGGAAAAGGAATAAACAACGGTAAAGGTTTGTACAATTATACTAAAGAAGAAGCAATAAAGTGGGAAGAGGCCTTTAAGGACTTTAATCACGAAATTTTCCATTTGGCTGCACAATATCCAGAAATTAATACATAG